Proteins encoded in a region of the Planifilum fimeticola genome:
- a CDS encoding acetamidase/formamidase family protein: MQKPACNTVYVDTFTNGVLDPEQPMLGPVRDGGVIVANTTPGCWGPMITPSLRGGHEVTQPVYVENAEPGDAIAIRIRSIRVTSVATASGNDQTVEGRFLGDPYVAARCPECGTDRPETRIEGIGMTAIRCVNCGADVTPFTFTNGYTIAFDENRELGVTLHREAAEAIARDGLKYMAIPENSVQNPIVTFAPHDIVGAVARIRPFLGQLGTTPSRPFPDSHNAGDFGSFLIGAPHEYALTKEELEERTDGHMDINRVRENAVVICPVKVPGGGVYLGDMHAMQGDGEIAGHTTDVSGIVTLQVHVLKGLTLEGPILLPVEEDLPHLARPLTREEKAKALRTACRFGLHRLEETAPVSFVGTGSNLNEATDNGLKRAANLLGMTVPEVMNRATITGSIEIGRHPGVVTVTFLAPLERLERIGIADLVREQYRLEE, translated from the coding sequence ATGCAAAAACCGGCCTGCAACACTGTTTATGTCGACACCTTTACCAACGGTGTTCTCGACCCGGAACAGCCGATGCTGGGTCCGGTGCGCGACGGAGGAGTTATCGTGGCCAACACGACCCCGGGATGTTGGGGACCGATGATCACCCCCAGCCTTCGCGGTGGACACGAAGTGACACAACCCGTATACGTGGAAAACGCCGAACCGGGGGATGCCATTGCCATCCGTATCCGGTCCATTCGGGTGACGTCTGTCGCCACCGCTTCCGGTAACGACCAGACGGTCGAAGGGCGCTTTTTGGGGGATCCCTACGTGGCCGCCCGATGCCCGGAATGCGGGACCGATCGTCCGGAGACGCGAATCGAAGGGATTGGAATGACGGCGATCCGCTGCGTCAACTGCGGAGCCGATGTAACCCCGTTCACCTTCACCAACGGCTACACCATCGCTTTTGACGAAAACCGGGAGTTGGGCGTCACCCTTCACAGGGAAGCCGCCGAAGCAATCGCGCGGGACGGGCTGAAATACATGGCCATCCCGGAGAATTCCGTCCAAAATCCCATTGTCACCTTCGCCCCCCACGATATCGTCGGAGCCGTCGCCAGAATTCGGCCTTTTCTGGGCCAATTGGGGACAACACCCTCCCGTCCGTTTCCCGACTCCCACAACGCCGGCGACTTCGGTTCCTTTCTGATCGGGGCGCCCCACGAGTATGCCTTGACGAAGGAAGAGCTGGAGGAGCGGACCGACGGCCACATGGATATTAACCGGGTCCGGGAAAACGCCGTGGTCATTTGCCCGGTCAAGGTGCCCGGCGGCGGGGTGTACCTGGGGGACATGCACGCCATGCAGGGAGACGGGGAAATTGCCGGACACACGACCGATGTTTCCGGAATCGTCACCCTGCAGGTTCACGTCCTGAAAGGCCTGACTTTGGAAGGCCCCATCCTTCTTCCCGTGGAGGAAGATCTTCCTCACCTGGCTCGCCCCCTCACCCGGGAAGAAAAAGCAAAAGCCCTTCGGACGGCCTGCCGTTTCGGCCTTCACAGGCTGGAGGAAACGGCTCCTGTCTCCTTCGTGGGCACGGGATCCAACCTGAACGAAGCCACGGACAACGGTTTGAAGAGGGCCGCCAATTTGTTGGGGATGACCGTCCCCGAGGTGATGAACCGGGCGACCATTACCGGGTCGATTGAGATTGGTCGTCATCCGGGAGTGGTGACGGTCACCTTCTTGGCTCCTCTCGAACGGTTGGAGCGGATCGGCATCGCTGACTTGGTGAGGGAGCAATACCGCCTTGAGGAATAA
- a CDS encoding DsbA family oxidoreductase yields the protein MALKIRVYSDYVUPFCFIAEVPLKEAVRGKDVNVEWMPFELRPEPQPTLRPEGEYLQNAWKKSVYPLAERFGVKMVLPRVSPQPHTRLAFEGFQYAKAHGRGEAYNHRMFTAFFQEEKDIGDINVLTELAEELGLDGEDFRKALETGRYREEHRKALRHAYEELKIRAVPTFVIGDRVLTGLYDADVLERVIEEELSRRSGETLGGFACDMDGCD from the coding sequence ATGGCGCTGAAGATTCGCGTTTACTCGGACTACGTGTGACCCTTCTGTTTCATCGCGGAGGTTCCGCTGAAGGAAGCTGTCCGGGGAAAAGATGTGAACGTGGAGTGGATGCCCTTCGAACTGCGACCTGAGCCACAGCCGACGCTGCGGCCGGAGGGGGAATACCTGCAAAACGCCTGGAAAAAATCGGTCTACCCCCTTGCTGAACGCTTCGGCGTAAAAATGGTCCTTCCCCGGGTGTCACCCCAACCGCACACCCGTCTCGCCTTTGAGGGATTTCAATACGCCAAGGCGCACGGGAGGGGAGAGGCTTACAATCACCGGATGTTCACCGCCTTTTTCCAGGAGGAAAAGGATATCGGCGACATCAATGTCCTGACGGAGCTGGCAGAGGAGTTGGGTTTGGACGGGGAGGATTTCCGCAAAGCCTTGGAAACGGGGAGATATCGTGAAGAACATCGGAAAGCCCTCCGCCACGCCTACGAAGAATTGAAGATCCGGGCCGTGCCCACCTTCGTCATCGGCGACCGGGTGCTGACGGGCCTGTATGATGCGGACGTCCTGGAACGGGTGATCGAGGAGGAGCTGAGCAGGAGAAGCGGGGAAACTCTCGGAGGCTTCGCCTGTGATATGGACGGATGTGACTGA
- the pepV gene encoding dipeptidase PepV: MMSIDWEREMEKRREELLERTKEFLAIESVLDESTAGSGAPFGKGVAEALEYVLDLARRDGFVTKNLDGYAGHVEYGEGEELIGILGHVDVVPPGDGWTTPPFSPDIRDGKLYARGAIDDKGPTMAAYFALRLIKELGLPLSKRVRLILGTDEENLWRDMAYYFEREEMPTMGFAPDADFPIIYAEKGLLDITLVGDASDSEEEADEEVWTLARWEAGHRFNMVPDRSRAVLEGSGDVFSLKEKYQDFLLKNRIRGYAQEADDHLLLVLEGRSHHGSEPDKGLNAGLEMARFLNTITLDPEGSRFIRMIHDVLVDDFFGKRLGIAQEDDTVGPLTVNAGVFRYRRGGERKLGLNVRYPIRGNGEDIVKAVAERVRPYGLKIGETDHKPPHHIDPNHPLVRTLSRVYEERTGEKASLLAIGGGTYARALKNGVAFGPLFPGKEETAHQTDENIEVEDLLKAAAIYAQAIYELAR, from the coding sequence ATGATGAGCATCGATTGGGAACGGGAGATGGAAAAGCGACGAGAGGAGCTGCTTGAGCGGACGAAGGAGTTTCTCGCCATCGAGAGCGTGCTGGACGAATCCACGGCCGGCTCCGGGGCCCCTTTCGGCAAAGGGGTGGCGGAGGCGCTGGAATATGTGCTGGATTTGGCCCGGCGGGACGGCTTTGTGACGAAAAATCTGGACGGGTACGCGGGTCACGTGGAATACGGCGAAGGAGAGGAATTGATCGGCATCCTCGGCCACGTGGATGTGGTCCCTCCCGGCGACGGATGGACGACGCCCCCCTTTTCCCCGGACATCCGCGACGGCAAATTGTACGCCCGGGGTGCCATTGACGACAAGGGGCCGACCATGGCCGCCTATTTCGCCCTCCGGCTGATCAAGGAGCTGGGGCTTCCCCTGTCCAAGCGGGTGCGCCTCATTCTGGGCACCGACGAGGAAAACCTGTGGCGGGACATGGCCTACTATTTTGAGCGGGAGGAAATGCCGACCATGGGCTTTGCTCCGGACGCCGATTTTCCCATCATTTACGCGGAGAAGGGGCTCCTCGACATCACCCTCGTCGGCGACGCCTCCGACTCGGAGGAGGAAGCCGATGAGGAGGTCTGGACGCTGGCCCGCTGGGAAGCGGGTCACCGGTTCAACATGGTTCCGGATCGATCCCGGGCGGTTCTGGAGGGGAGCGGCGATGTCTTCTCCCTGAAGGAGAAGTATCAGGATTTTCTGCTGAAAAACCGCATCCGGGGGTACGCTCAGGAGGCGGACGATCATCTGCTGCTGGTGCTGGAAGGGCGTTCCCATCACGGTTCCGAGCCGGACAAGGGGTTGAACGCCGGGCTGGAGATGGCCCGCTTCTTGAACACGATCACGCTGGACCCGGAAGGAAGCCGTTTCATCCGGATGATCCACGATGTTCTTGTGGACGACTTTTTCGGAAAAAGGCTGGGCATCGCCCAGGAAGATGACACGGTCGGTCCCCTGACCGTCAATGCCGGCGTTTTCCGGTATCGGAGAGGGGGAGAGCGGAAGCTGGGGCTGAATGTCCGCTATCCGATCCGTGGGAATGGCGAGGACATCGTGAAGGCGGTCGCCGAACGGGTACGTCCCTACGGCCTCAAGATCGGGGAAACGGACCACAAACCGCCGCACCATATCGATCCGAATCATCCGCTGGTCCGCACCCTGTCCCGGGTGTATGAGGAGCGGACGGGAGAAAAGGCGTCGCTCTTGGCCATCGGGGGAGGCACCTATGCCCGGGCCCTCAAAAACGGCGTCGCCTTCGGTCCTCTCTTTCCGGGCAAGGAGGAGACGGCCCACCAGACGGACGAAAACATCGAGGTGGAGGATCTCCTCAAAGCGGCGGCCATCTACGCCCAGGCGATTTACGAGTTGGCCCGGTGA
- a CDS encoding short-chain dehydrogenase, whose translation MVEVQPAERRLHALVVGGTGMLRGLSLALAEEGRMVSVVARTPSRLQSLTDAAKDFSGGINPLPLDYRDGARLQNALRRAVERFGPFGLAVCWIHSTAPEALRQVVEVIADTSESCRLFHVRGSAAANPVTGSRRPPEWLALYSNIQYRQVILGFVIEDGGSRWLTHAEISGGVLDAVRKDRPFSIVGTVEPWSFRP comes from the coding sequence GTGGTCGAGGTGCAACCGGCCGAAAGGCGGCTTCACGCTTTGGTGGTTGGGGGCACGGGCATGCTGCGGGGGCTGAGCTTGGCGCTGGCGGAAGAAGGCCGCATGGTGTCCGTCGTTGCCCGGACGCCGTCGCGCCTACAGTCGTTGACCGACGCGGCCAAAGATTTCTCTGGGGGTATCAACCCTCTGCCGCTGGACTATCGGGACGGCGCCCGGCTTCAAAACGCTCTGCGACGCGCCGTCGAGCGGTTCGGCCCCTTTGGGTTGGCCGTCTGCTGGATTCACTCAACGGCTCCCGAAGCGCTGCGGCAAGTCGTCGAGGTCATTGCCGACACTTCGGAGTCGTGCCGCCTTTTTCACGTCCGAGGCAGCGCGGCGGCCAATCCGGTCACCGGGTCCCGGCGACCGCCCGAGTGGCTGGCGTTGTATTCGAACATACAGTATCGTCAAGTGATCTTGGGCTTCGTCATCGAGGACGGAGGTTCTCGCTGGCTAACCCACGCCGAGATCAGCGGCGGCGTGCTGGATGCGGTGCGGAAAGACAGGCCGTTCTCCATCGTGGGCACCGTGGAACCGTGGTCGTTTCGGCCGTAG
- a CDS encoding inositol monophosphatase family protein, whose product MDRKEEGGFLLSIETAIEAAKEAGRLIRERVETAKRVETKYSDHDLVTEVDRQAEEIVRQVLLKAHPDHAILGEEGVAPGPEASREALEAHRDYENLWIVDPIDGTTNFVHGFPYFCVSIALARRGTVELGLIYDPMRDECFTAVRGEGARLNGEPIRVSEEDTLGMSLVATGFPADYKGARKANTAGLIRLSSRCRNIRTAGSAALHMAYVAAGRLTAFWELELNAWDLAAGSLLVEEAGGRVTDTRGTPYHIGVRHVLATNGRIHEAMLEELKAAEATGFEKRE is encoded by the coding sequence ATGGATAGGAAAGAAGAAGGAGGGTTTCTGTTGTCCATCGAAACAGCGATCGAAGCGGCGAAGGAAGCGGGGCGGTTGATCCGGGAGCGGGTGGAGACGGCCAAACGGGTGGAGACCAAGTATTCGGACCACGATCTGGTCACCGAAGTGGATCGTCAGGCGGAGGAGATCGTCCGTCAGGTCCTGCTCAAGGCCCACCCGGACCATGCCATCCTCGGGGAAGAGGGGGTGGCGCCGGGGCCGGAAGCCTCCCGGGAGGCCCTGGAAGCGCATCGGGATTACGAAAACCTGTGGATTGTCGACCCGATTGACGGCACGACCAATTTCGTCCACGGCTTTCCCTATTTTTGCGTTTCCATCGCTTTGGCCCGGCGAGGAACGGTGGAGCTCGGCCTGATCTATGATCCGATGCGCGACGAGTGTTTCACCGCCGTGCGGGGGGAAGGGGCCCGGCTAAACGGGGAGCCGATCCGCGTCTCAGAGGAGGATACTCTGGGAATGAGCCTGGTGGCCACCGGCTTTCCCGCCGATTACAAGGGGGCTCGAAAGGCCAACACGGCGGGGCTGATTCGGCTGTCCTCCCGGTGCCGCAACATCCGCACGGCCGGTTCGGCGGCCCTGCACATGGCGTATGTGGCGGCGGGAAGGCTCACCGCGTTCTGGGAGCTGGAGCTGAACGCCTGGGACCTGGCGGCGGGTTCCCTGCTGGTGGAGGAAGCTGGCGGCCGCGTCACCGATACCCGGGGAACTCCTTACCACATCGGCGTTCGCCACGTATTGGCCACCAACGGCCGGATCCATGAGGCGATGCTGGAGGAGTTGAAGGCGGCGGAGGCTACGGGGTTTGAAAAGAGGGAGTGA
- a CDS encoding EcsC family protein: MNDKWTEDTVESLEEELRRIEEWEEDQRDLWFWEKLGRLPFALLDRMMPKVVHDWIGKVLDELGNYIQTGGQYLIDETPVMQRLAETAGRPGAFLTPEKAADLPLACLNRASEEIKASHVRFARYQGAATGLGGLFTLAADIPLLLGTSLKVIQEMALVYGYDPRIPSERAFVVHCLQFASSDIVGKRAILNRLSSWESEEGTQESVSRLEGWREVIINYGDQWGWKKLFQLVPVAGAIFGAWINQSTVEEVAEAAQMLYRKRRVLAKLEKMEETRTDAQ; the protein is encoded by the coding sequence GTGAACGACAAGTGGACGGAGGATACCGTCGAGTCCTTGGAGGAGGAGCTGAGGCGCATAGAGGAATGGGAAGAGGACCAGCGGGATCTCTGGTTTTGGGAGAAGCTGGGCAGGCTTCCCTTTGCGCTGTTGGACCGGATGATGCCGAAGGTCGTTCATGACTGGATCGGCAAAGTGTTGGACGAGTTGGGGAACTACATACAGACCGGCGGACAGTACCTGATCGATGAGACGCCGGTGATGCAGCGATTGGCGGAAACGGCGGGGCGTCCGGGGGCGTTTCTGACCCCGGAAAAGGCCGCCGATCTTCCCCTGGCCTGCTTGAACCGGGCGTCGGAGGAGATCAAGGCTTCCCATGTGCGCTTCGCCCGGTACCAGGGGGCGGCCACCGGCCTTGGTGGGCTGTTTACCCTGGCGGCGGACATTCCGCTGCTGCTCGGCACCAGTCTCAAGGTGATCCAGGAGATGGCCCTGGTCTACGGTTATGATCCGCGCATCCCGTCGGAACGCGCCTTCGTCGTCCATTGCCTGCAGTTCGCTTCGTCGGACATCGTCGGAAAGCGGGCGATCCTGAATCGCCTCTCCTCCTGGGAGTCGGAGGAGGGGACGCAGGAGTCGGTCTCCCGGTTGGAGGGCTGGCGGGAAGTGATCATCAACTACGGGGATCAATGGGGCTGGAAGAAGCTGTTCCAACTGGTTCCCGTGGCAGGGGCGATTTTCGGCGCCTGGATCAATCAGTCCACGGTGGAGGAAGTGGCGGAGGCGGCCCAGATGCTGTACCGGAAGCGAAGGGTGCTGGCCAAACTGGAGAAAATGGAAGAGACTCGGACGGACGCACAATGA
- a CDS encoding helix-turn-helix domain-containing protein produces the protein MNHELPETHVVRSPEQAAALLNPLRAEILAIVREPASAAEVARKIGDTPQRINYHLKSLEKVGLVRRVGTRQVRNLVEVLYQAIARSFLLSEAVGLNPETSERIKEQGALAHLITLSDRIRRDALLLMERSEEKKQQIPSATLQMKVHLDSEERRHAFLRDYAAMLEELINRYGSAEAGDENAFMVTAVIYPEIPKGGSPE, from the coding sequence GTGAATCACGAACTTCCGGAAACCCATGTTGTACGATCCCCGGAACAGGCCGCCGCCCTCTTGAATCCTCTCCGCGCCGAAATATTGGCCATCGTAAGGGAACCCGCCTCCGCCGCAGAAGTGGCGCGAAAGATCGGCGATACGCCCCAGCGCATCAACTATCACCTGAAGTCGCTGGAAAAGGTCGGCCTCGTCCGCCGCGTGGGGACGCGGCAGGTGCGCAACCTGGTGGAAGTCCTGTACCAGGCGATCGCCAGATCCTTTCTCCTGTCGGAGGCCGTCGGGCTGAATCCCGAAACTTCCGAACGGATCAAGGAACAAGGGGCCCTCGCCCACCTGATTACCCTGTCGGATCGGATCCGGCGGGACGCGCTTCTCCTGATGGAACGATCGGAAGAAAAAAAACAGCAAATCCCCAGCGCCACCCTGCAGATGAAAGTGCACCTGGATTCCGAAGAGCGGCGCCACGCGTTTCTTCGGGACTACGCCGCCATGCTGGAGGAATTGATCAACCGATACGGATCCGCCGAAGCCGGCGATGAAAACGCCTTCATGGTAACGGCGGTCATCTACCCTGAGATCCCCAAAGGAGGAAGCCCGGAATGA
- the clpP gene encoding ATP-dependent Clp endopeptidase proteolytic subunit ClpP, with amino-acid sequence MNHTPIVVEQSGRVERSYDIYSRLLKDRIVFIGSAIDDAVANTVVAQLLFLAAEDSQKDIHLYINSPGGSITAGMAIYDTMQYIKPDVSTICLGLAASMGAFLLLAGAPGKRYALPNAEVMLHQPWGGAKGQASDIKIQADRILKDRERITRIISERTGQPLEKVLRDTDRDFFLSAAEAKEYGIIDRVIKGD; translated from the coding sequence ATGAACCACACCCCGATCGTCGTCGAACAGTCCGGGCGCGTCGAACGCTCCTACGACATCTATTCGCGGTTGTTGAAGGACCGGATCGTCTTCATCGGCTCAGCCATCGACGACGCCGTGGCCAACACCGTCGTCGCCCAGCTCCTTTTCCTGGCCGCCGAGGACAGTCAAAAGGACATCCACCTCTACATCAACTCCCCGGGAGGATCCATCACCGCCGGCATGGCCATCTACGACACCATGCAATACATCAAGCCGGACGTCTCCACCATCTGCCTCGGCCTGGCCGCTTCGATGGGCGCCTTTCTGCTGCTCGCCGGAGCCCCCGGGAAACGGTACGCCCTTCCCAACGCGGAAGTGATGCTCCATCAGCCCTGGGGCGGTGCCAAGGGGCAGGCTTCGGACATCAAGATCCAGGCCGACCGCATCCTCAAGGACCGGGAGCGCATCACCCGGATCATCTCCGAAAGGACCGGGCAACCCTTGGAAAAAGTCCTGCGGGACACCGACCGGGACTTCTTCCTCTCCGCGGCGGAAGCCAAAGAATACGGCATCATCGACCGGGTCATCAAAGGGGACTGA
- a CDS encoding heavy metal translocating P-type ATPase, with protein sequence MSQQERYIYKLSGLTUADCAAQFEQKVKKVPGVVDARVNFGASKITIVGKRLSPAEINRLGAFDDIRVVREDEERNAHFWLGNRQVRLTALSLGFLLLALLSQGLDAPSPLTIGLFLLATVVGGWETARKGFPGLLKLQFDMNGLMTVAVTGAVAIGYWEEAAVVAFLFGVSESLQAYTVAQARRSLKSLTEWAPREAAVLRDGKERVLPVEEVAIGDIMRVKPGEKLAMDGVVVAGRSTVNQAAVTGESVPVTVEPDSEVFAGSINGEGALEVRVTKRAEDTTLARIIALVEEAQEQRAPTQAFVDRFAKYYTPAIILLALGMALIPPLVFRAPWFSSIYDALALLIVACPCALVVSTPVAVVSAIGNAAHRGVLIKGGLHLENLGSLKAIAFDKTGTLTRGEPVVTEIIPCGEVSEREVLAIAAAMEARSEHPLARAIVGHAREKNALFKEARDFEANPGLGARAVVEGKAYWIGSPRLFEEMGTPMEGVRRALEDLQERGRTVVLLGDSREVIALFALADAVRDSAKRALSQLKRIGVDKTVMLTGDHAVTARAVAEAVGVDEYRAELLPEGKVEAVKELRNTYRRIGMVGDGINDAPAMAVATTGIAMGGAGTDAALETADIVLMADDLSKLPFTVRLSRAALRIIKQNIAFSLITKFAAVYLVFPGWLTLWLAIFADMGATLLVTLNSLRLIRIRP encoded by the coding sequence TTGTCGCAACAGGAGAGGTACATTTACAAGTTGAGCGGACTCACCTGAGCGGATTGCGCTGCTCAGTTTGAGCAGAAGGTGAAAAAAGTTCCCGGGGTGGTGGATGCGCGGGTCAATTTCGGCGCCTCCAAAATCACCATCGTCGGGAAAAGGCTCTCTCCCGCCGAGATCAACCGGCTGGGCGCCTTTGACGACATCCGGGTGGTTCGGGAAGACGAGGAGCGGAATGCCCATTTCTGGCTCGGAAACCGGCAGGTTCGGCTGACCGCCCTTTCTTTGGGATTTTTGCTGCTGGCCCTCCTGTCGCAAGGGCTTGACGCCCCGTCTCCCCTGACGATCGGGCTGTTCCTCCTGGCGACGGTGGTCGGCGGATGGGAGACGGCCCGAAAGGGGTTTCCCGGTCTTCTCAAGCTCCAGTTTGACATGAACGGCCTGATGACCGTCGCCGTCACCGGCGCCGTCGCCATCGGCTACTGGGAGGAAGCGGCGGTTGTCGCCTTTCTGTTCGGCGTCAGCGAATCCCTGCAGGCCTATACCGTTGCCCAAGCGCGCCGTTCGCTGAAATCCCTGACGGAATGGGCCCCCAGGGAAGCTGCGGTCCTTCGCGACGGAAAGGAACGGGTTCTGCCCGTCGAGGAGGTGGCGATCGGGGACATCATGCGGGTGAAACCCGGGGAAAAGCTGGCCATGGACGGGGTGGTGGTGGCGGGTCGATCCACCGTCAACCAGGCCGCGGTCACGGGGGAGTCCGTCCCTGTGACCGTGGAGCCGGACAGCGAAGTCTTTGCCGGTTCGATCAACGGGGAAGGAGCATTGGAGGTCCGGGTCACCAAACGGGCGGAGGACACCACCCTGGCCCGGATCATCGCGCTGGTGGAGGAGGCCCAGGAGCAGCGGGCCCCGACCCAGGCCTTCGTGGATCGGTTTGCCAAGTATTATACGCCGGCGATCATCCTGTTGGCCCTCGGCATGGCGCTGATCCCGCCGCTGGTTTTTCGCGCTCCCTGGTTTTCCTCCATCTATGACGCCTTGGCCCTACTGATCGTCGCCTGTCCCTGCGCCCTGGTGGTCTCCACGCCGGTGGCCGTTGTCTCCGCCATCGGAAATGCGGCCCACCGCGGGGTGCTGATCAAGGGAGGGCTGCACCTGGAAAACCTGGGGTCCCTGAAGGCCATCGCTTTCGACAAAACCGGGACCTTGACCCGGGGAGAGCCCGTTGTCACGGAGATCATCCCCTGCGGAGAGGTGTCCGAACGGGAGGTGTTGGCGATCGCCGCGGCGATGGAGGCCCGCTCCGAACACCCGCTGGCCCGGGCGATCGTGGGGCATGCCCGGGAGAAAAACGCCTTGTTCAAGGAAGCCCGGGATTTCGAAGCCAATCCGGGCCTCGGGGCCCGGGCCGTCGTGGAGGGGAAAGCCTATTGGATCGGCAGCCCGCGCCTGTTCGAAGAGATGGGGACGCCGATGGAAGGAGTCCGACGGGCTTTGGAAGATCTGCAGGAGAGGGGGAGGACTGTCGTCCTGCTGGGCGACTCAAGGGAAGTGATCGCCCTCTTCGCCCTGGCGGATGCCGTTCGGGATTCCGCCAAACGGGCGCTTTCCCAACTGAAGCGAATCGGCGTGGATAAAACGGTGATGTTGACCGGGGACCATGCGGTCACCGCCCGGGCGGTGGCCGAGGCTGTCGGCGTCGACGAATACCGGGCCGAACTCCTGCCGGAGGGCAAAGTGGAAGCGGTCAAAGAATTGAGGAACACATACCGCCGCATCGGGATGGTGGGTGACGGCATCAACGACGCTCCCGCCATGGCCGTGGCCACCACGGGGATCGCCATGGGCGGGGCTGGAACCGATGCCGCCCTGGAGACGGCCGACATCGTGCTGATGGCCGACGATCTCTCCAAATTGCCCTTCACGGTGCGCCTGAGCCGCGCCGCCCTTCGGATCATCAAACAGAACATCGCCTTTTCCCTCATCACCAAATTTGCGGCCGTTTACCTGGTGTTTCCGGGATGGCTGACCCTGTGGCTGGCGATCTTCGCCGACATGGGGGCGACGTTGTTGGTCACGCTGAACAGCCTGCGCTTGATCCGCATTCGCCCCTGA
- a CDS encoding ArsR/SmtB family transcription factor, translating to MSSSKRDEVCEVFCHDPEKVRRIKEHLPDTETLVSVFKALADPTRLKIAFALMEEGELCVCDLAHVLESTVATASHHLRLMKNLGLAKSRKEGKLVFYSLKDEHVRQILAIAMEHHAEDRGR from the coding sequence ATGTCTTCTTCGAAGCGGGACGAGGTGTGCGAAGTTTTTTGTCATGACCCGGAAAAAGTGCGGCGGATCAAAGAGCATCTTCCGGATACGGAGACTTTGGTTTCCGTGTTCAAGGCCCTGGCGGATCCGACGCGCCTGAAAATCGCCTTTGCCTTGATGGAGGAAGGGGAACTGTGCGTCTGCGATTTGGCCCATGTGCTGGAGTCCACCGTTGCCACCGCTTCCCATCACCTTCGCCTGATGAAAAACCTGGGTCTGGCCAAAAGCAGGAAGGAAGGGAAGCTGGTGTTTTATTCCCTGAAGGATGAACACGTCCGTCAAATTCTCGCCATTGCGATGGAGCACCATGCGGAAGACAGGGGGAGGTGA